In Halopseudomonas nanhaiensis, a single window of DNA contains:
- a CDS encoding NAD(P)H-quinone oxidoreductase, translating into MRGLQAEGGALVWRDQPAEQLKAGQVRLRVMAAGLNRADLLQKAGMYPPPPGVTQVIGLECAGEVVEVSEGVRWKVGDRVCALLAGGGMAEEAVVDGRHLLPVPEGMNWAEAAAIPEVFSTAWLNIFELGAAKPGEKVLIHAGASGVGTAAIQLCKAFGNPCWVTLGSEEKLAACRELGAEGGALRQNGIRSLQSEGPFSVVLDPVGAPYAADHLDLMGMDSRWVLIGLMGGREATLDLAKVLAKRIQLTGSTLRARSADFKAELLARMEERVWPLFADGSLKPLVARTYSFEQAEEAFAELAGDQVVGKVIIQR; encoded by the coding sequence GTGAGAGGATTGCAAGCCGAGGGCGGGGCGTTGGTCTGGCGCGATCAACCCGCAGAACAGCTGAAGGCCGGGCAGGTCCGGCTTCGGGTCATGGCAGCCGGGCTCAACCGTGCCGATTTGTTACAAAAGGCCGGGATGTATCCACCGCCGCCAGGCGTCACTCAGGTCATCGGCCTGGAATGCGCTGGCGAGGTAGTGGAGGTGTCCGAAGGCGTACGGTGGAAAGTCGGAGACCGAGTCTGCGCCTTGCTGGCGGGCGGCGGGATGGCAGAGGAAGCCGTAGTGGATGGACGTCACCTTCTGCCGGTTCCTGAGGGCATGAACTGGGCTGAGGCCGCGGCGATTCCGGAAGTGTTCAGTACCGCCTGGTTGAACATTTTTGAACTCGGCGCAGCCAAGCCTGGGGAGAAGGTGCTCATCCATGCGGGAGCCAGCGGTGTCGGCACGGCCGCCATTCAGCTGTGCAAGGCGTTCGGCAATCCATGCTGGGTGACGCTGGGTAGCGAAGAAAAGCTTGCCGCCTGCCGGGAACTCGGTGCCGAGGGCGGCGCCTTGCGCCAGAACGGGATTCGCAGCCTGCAGAGCGAAGGTCCGTTTTCGGTCGTGCTTGACCCGGTTGGCGCGCCTTATGCGGCGGACCATCTGGATCTGATGGGAATGGATTCGCGCTGGGTGTTGATCGGCCTGATGGGGGGGCGCGAAGCCACGCTGGATCTGGCCAAGGTTCTCGCCAAGCGCATCCAGCTGACCGGTTCGACGTTGCGTGCACGCAGTGCGGATTTCAAGGCCGAGCTGCTCGCGCGAATGGAAGAGCGGGTGTGGCCCCTGTTTGCCGACGGCAGCCTCAAGCCGCTTGTTGCCAGGACCTACAGCTTCGAACAGGCCGAGGAGGCTTTCGCTGAACTGGCAGGTGATCAGGTTGTCGGCAAGGTCATCATCCAGCGGTGA